The Ramlibacter algicola genome segment GGGCCTGGCCCGCTACCTGGTGGCGCATGCGTTCGGCTATGGGTTGAACCTGGCCTTGCTGTACGTGTTCGTCGACCGGCTGGGCATGCCCCACCAGCTGGTGCAGTTCGTGGCCATCTTCGTGGTCGGCGCGTTCCTGTTCGTGCTGTACCGTCTCTGGGTGTTCCGCGGCGCGCCCGACCCACGCACGGCGGCCGCCCTTCGCAATGTCCGCCACGGGAGCGCCGAGTGAGCCAAGACCCCATCCAGTTCAACCGGCCGTACATGACCGGCAAGGAGCTGGAGTACATCATCCAGGCCAAGGCCGGGCACATGCTCGCCGGCGACGGCCCCTTCACCAAGCATTGCCACCGCTGGATCGAGCAGCAAAGCGGCTGCGCCAAGGCACTGCTGACGCATTCGTGCACCGCGGCGCTCGAGATGGCGGCGCTGCTGCTGGACGTGCAGCCGGGCGACGAGGTGATCCTGCCTTCGTACACCTTCGTGTCGACCGCCAACGCGTTCGTACTGCGCGGCGCGGTGCCGGTGTTCGTCGACATCCGCGAGGACACGCTGAACCTCGACGAGCGCCTGGTCGAGGCGGCGATCACCCCCCGCACGCGCGCCATCGTGCCGGTGCACTACGCCGGCGTCGCGTGCGAGATGGACACGCTGCTGGACATCGCGCGCCGCCATGGCCTGCGC includes the following:
- a CDS encoding GtrA family protein, yielding MRLAERHPRLWQLARFGVVGVATNLLGYGIYLVVALWVEPKLAVTLLYPIGIVMGYTGHARYAFNYAGGHGRGLARYLVAHAFGYGLNLALLYVFVDRLGMPHQLVQFVAIFVVGAFLFVLYRLWVFRGAPDPRTAAALRNVRHGSAE